The genomic interval TCATCTACGACAGCGTTATCATCGGTGAAGGCTTTGGTGTATGAAGCACAAATATGTCCTGTCTTCACCGTGCCATCGACCTTGAGAGTCTTCATCCACCAGGCATAACCAAACCCAACAAATGCCAAACCTACCAACAGCGCTAAACAAATTATTCCCAGCTTTCTCACCTCTTACACCTCCTTTCCCTCAAAATTGCAATTTCCATTGGGTATGGCACTTCTGGCTCGCTGTGTTGCCTTAACCAGTTGGGCTAGCCAGCGAACCACACCCTCATTTCTTGGTACCCCTATGTATCACCTCCTCCTTTAAAAACCAAAACCCCTTCCCCTGGCACCATTCCTAGGTCGGTCGGTTCCACCTTTATTACTTCAACTATTAATTCATTTCAAATGATTCTAAACTCCACAATTCCAACTCTTTCAACTAAATCTTTCTCATATTCGCACGAAAGTGAGAATATCAAAAATTGGAAAAATATTTTGTTATTCAACTCTTTCTAATTATAAATAGAGAGAGAAGCAGATAACATCGGTCATTGGATGGAATTTTTCATTAAAACTAAAGTCCGAGAGAATGGAGGCGGGCACCGCCTGCCGGACGGGCAGGCAAGACCGCCCCTACATTTAATCCTCTGTAGCGCGGGGGGCTGCCCCCTTCAAAAAAGCTTTAGTTGGAGGATAAACCCATGTCGTTTCGTGATCTATTGAGACCATCCAAAGTATATTTTCTTGAACATAAGTAAGGAATTTTTATAATGTAAGGCATAATTAATAACAATGCATAAAATTAAGAAAGGAGTGACAATGATGCTTAAGGGTAGATCAACGATAACAGTCAAAGGACAAACCACGATACCCAAGGAAATCCGGAAAGCGTTAAAGCTTAAGCCGGGCGATAGACTGCTGTATGAGCTTGAGAAAGATCGCGTGATACTCACACCCATCAGGGGTACCATTCTGGATGTTGCAGGTACTGTGAAGCCAAAAATGCATCCTGAAGATTATAAGAAGGTCAGAAGAGAGACCAAAAGAGCTGTAGCCCGACGCGCGGCAGAGGAGAATTAAATGAAAGAATACTTTCTGGATACGAACATTTTCCTGAGGATACTAACATCCGACGACCCAGAAAAATCGCTTGCCTGCCAAAATCTCATTAGGAGAGGAATAAACAAGGAATTGAGGTTACACACAAGTGTCATTGTCATTGCTGAAATCGTGTGGACTCTTGAGTCTTTCTATGGTTGTTCGCCGGGGGAACTCAGAGAAAAAGTGGAGATGATTCTCAACACCCCAAACCTAAAGATCGAGAACCAGGATTTAATAGCAGAGGCAATCGCACTTTATGAGGATAAGAACATCGATTTC from Actinomycetota bacterium carries:
- a CDS encoding type II toxin-antitoxin system PrlF family antitoxin encodes the protein MMLKGRSTITVKGQTTIPKEIRKALKLKPGDRLLYELEKDRVILTPIRGTILDVAGTVKPKMHPEDYKKVRRETKRAVARRAAEEN
- a CDS encoding PIN domain-containing protein, giving the protein MKEYFLDTNIFLRILTSDDPEKSLACQNLIRRGINKELRLHTSVIVIAEIVWTLESFYGCSPGELREKVEMILNTPNLKIENQDLIAEAIALYEDKNIDFIDCYNAVYAREKGMDVIYSYDEDFNKIPWIAGTEP